The proteins below are encoded in one region of Amycolatopsis magusensis:
- a CDS encoding ABC transporter permease — protein MTARTGPSRRQRFTRDRFLVFAALPGITLLVLFHYVPLLGNVIAFKDYQPYLGILESPWVGLTNFDVVFGGDPAFLNALTNTLVITLLQVIVVFPVPIALALLLDSLISERLKRVVQSVLYLPHFLSWVIVVAIFQQMLGDSGLLNGFLRENDFTTVNVIGSPELFKALITSQVLWKDAGWATILFLAALSRIDTTLYEASAMDGASRARQLWHVTLPGLRGIIVLLLILRLGDALTVGFEQIILQQAAVGADASEVLDTYVYNNGILAGSWGVSAAVGLVKGLVGVALVLSANKLAHRFGEQGVYQR, from the coding sequence GTGACCGCACGAACCGGCCCGAGCCGCCGCCAGCGGTTCACGCGGGACCGGTTCCTGGTGTTCGCCGCGCTGCCCGGCATCACCCTGCTCGTGCTGTTCCACTACGTGCCGCTGCTCGGCAACGTGATCGCGTTCAAGGACTACCAGCCCTACCTCGGCATCCTCGAAAGCCCGTGGGTCGGCCTGACCAACTTCGACGTGGTCTTCGGCGGCGACCCGGCCTTCCTCAACGCGCTCACCAACACCCTGGTGATCACGCTGCTGCAGGTGATCGTGGTGTTCCCGGTGCCGATCGCGCTGGCGCTGCTGCTGGACAGCCTGATCTCCGAACGGCTCAAGCGGGTCGTGCAGAGCGTGCTCTACCTGCCGCACTTCCTGTCCTGGGTGATCGTGGTGGCGATCTTCCAGCAGATGCTCGGCGATTCCGGGCTGCTCAACGGTTTCCTGCGCGAGAACGACTTCACCACGGTGAACGTGATCGGCTCGCCGGAGCTGTTCAAGGCGCTGATCACCAGCCAGGTGCTGTGGAAGGACGCGGGCTGGGCCACCATCCTGTTCCTGGCCGCGCTGTCGCGGATCGACACCACGCTGTACGAGGCGTCGGCGATGGACGGCGCGAGCCGCGCCCGCCAGCTCTGGCACGTCACCCTGCCCGGCCTGCGCGGCATCATCGTGCTGCTGCTCATCCTGCGCCTCGGCGACGCGCTGACCGTCGGCTTCGAGCAGATCATCCTGCAGCAGGCCGCGGTGGGCGCCGACGCCAGCGAAGTGCTGGACACCTACGTCTACAACAACGGGATCCTGGCGGGCAGCTGGGGCGTCAGCGCGGCGGTCGGCCTGGTCAAGGGGCTGGTCGGGGTGGCGCTGGTGCTGAGCGCGAACAAGCTGGCGCACCGGTTCGGCGAGCAGGGGGTCTACCAGCGATGA
- a CDS encoding GntR family transcriptional regulator, which produces MNRADLEELLRTRILAAEIAPGERINESALAEDLGVSRTPVREALLRLEGGGLVRFDRGRGFLAAELSADEVRETYPIIAHLEEWAVRGTGSALRGLAPKLTEINSAFAAATDPAAAHGFDAEFHRVLVSRCGNTRLLELTNGLWRTIRRYEHVYFADAADHRASVAQHAEIAAAVAAGDGDLAARAVAENTTESMHLLLARL; this is translated from the coding sequence GTGAACCGGGCCGATCTCGAAGAGCTGCTGCGCACCCGAATCCTGGCCGCGGAGATCGCGCCGGGGGAGCGGATCAACGAAAGCGCGCTCGCCGAAGACCTCGGCGTCAGCCGGACACCGGTGCGGGAAGCGTTGCTGCGCCTGGAAGGCGGCGGACTGGTCCGGTTCGATCGCGGCCGCGGTTTCCTCGCGGCCGAGCTGAGCGCGGACGAGGTCCGCGAGACCTATCCGATCATCGCGCACCTCGAAGAGTGGGCGGTGCGCGGTACGGGCTCCGCTTTGCGCGGGCTGGCACCGAAATTGACGGAGATCAATTCCGCTTTCGCCGCGGCCACCGATCCCGCGGCGGCACACGGGTTCGACGCCGAGTTCCACCGAGTCCTGGTTTCCCGGTGCGGCAACACCCGGCTCCTCGAATTGACCAACGGGCTGTGGCGGACCATCCGCCGCTACGAGCACGTGTACTTCGCCGACGCGGCCGATCACCGCGCTTCGGTGGCGCAGCACGCGGAAATCGCCGCCGCGGTCGCCGCCGGTGACGGGGACCTGGCCGCGCGCGCGGTCGCCGAGAACACCACCGAGTCGATGCACCTCCTGCTCGCACGGCTCTGA